TGTGCTTCAACCTCCTGAAGGCGCGGGAGTGGATGATTCTATCCCGATCGTGCTGGAAGGAGGTGCGGTAATCGAACTTTCTTCCCTCCACCTCCTCCGGGTAGCGCCTTTTCGCTCTGGCGCTCTTCATCGCATAGGGGGCGAGTAGCTCCTCTTCCCTCTGCTCAAGTATCTCTTTGGTATAATAAAGCGGGTCTTTTTTCATTTTGTTCTCGAATCGATTTTATCTATTTCCCCGTTCCTCGGCAACCGATATCACCCCTGGCGGGAAAAGGGAGGGGTGGAACCATCTCATCCCTGAAGAAAAATAGATTTTTCCCTTATCGGTTATTATTATCCCTTCGACATCTGGAATCTGCTCGATGAGGGAAAGCCCCCTTTTTTTTCTAAGGACAAAAATTCCGGTGGCTAAGGCATCGGCGATGGTGGCGTTCTTTGCGATAATGGTGACTGAAGCCATCCCGGATACGGGATATCCCGTTCTTGGGTCGATGATATGGCAATATCGCTTCCCCCCGATCTCGAAGTAGTTCTCGTAGCTTCCCGAGGTGACCACCGCTCTATCCCTTACCCTGATGGTCCCAATTATCTTGCCCTTTTCCCTCGGATCAGCGATCCCGATGAGCCAAGTTTTTCCGTTTTTTCCCCCTCCTAAAGCGTAAATATCACCACCGGCATTAACCAGGGCGCGGGTGATCCCCCATTTTTTTAAGGTAGAGACCGCCTCATCCACTGCATAACCTTTGGCGATTCCCCCGAGGTCTATCGCCATCCCCTGTTCCTTGAAGCGTATGGTTCGTCTTTTCGGATTATAGGTTACCTTCTTCCAGCCGACCCTCTTCAGGGTGGCACCGAGTTCCTCCTGTTGTGGAAGGT
This sequence is a window from Acidobacteriota bacterium. Protein-coding genes within it:
- a CDS encoding FAD:protein FMN transferase encodes the protein LRRKKVRRNKLEKPLSFAIITLLIALTFPSCKNKPIELSKTEMLLGTFVEIKVITEDRKRGEEAIEEAFSRMKEIEKRMSNFLADSELSRLNRKAGKEEVEVSEELASVIVQGLSISKKTEGAFDITVSPLITLWGFYRHRGNLPQQEELGATLKRVGWKKVTYNPKRRTIRFKEQGMAIDLGGIAKGYAVDEAVSTLKKWGITRALVNAGGDIYALGGGKNGKTWLIGIADPREKGKIIGTIRVRDRAVVTSGSYENYFEIGGKRYCHIIDPRTGYPVSGMASVTIIAKNATIADALATGIFVLRKKRGLSLIEQIPDVEGIIITDKGKIYFSSGMRWFHPSLFPPGVISVAEERGNR